One genomic region from Tachysurus vachellii isolate PV-2020 chromosome 22, HZAU_Pvac_v1, whole genome shotgun sequence encodes:
- the LOC132837806 gene encoding olfactory receptor class A-like protein 1 translates to MDSELLTRGVLYLSLAVAGIPGNIAVICGFLMALHQDRRLLTADSIVLHLALANLLVVAVRCVLEVFATFEIVNVFDDTGCKAVIFVYRTARSLSIWLTFVLSAYQSLSIAPPGSHWATARDLFSQFLWLIFLVVWMINISISSPSIIFATGAKNTSKLLQNSINVQFCFVNFPSVIVKDANGAVQTVRDVVPMALMTTASLIILLFLYRHSRQVRAIRGSGGGGAGPGGGGSSERRAAITVVTLVTLYVVLYGVDNGLWVYTIMVKQTMSSALISDLRIFFSSLYAAMSPVVIIVSNKKVNKHLRCGSEEKMTMAAKG, encoded by the coding sequence ATGGACTCTGAGCTCCTAACACGCGGAGTCTTGTATCTGTCTCTGGCTGTGGCGGGAATACCGGGGAACATTGCTGTGATCTGTGGCTTTCTGATGGCACTGCATCAAGATCGGCGTCTCCTCACAGCCGACAGCATTGTTCTGCACCTGGCCCTGGCCAACCTGCTGGTGGTGGCTGTTCGCTGCGTGCTCGAGGTTTTTGCTACCTTTGAAATTGTCAACGTTTTTGATGACACTGGTTGCAAGGCTGTAATTTTTGTGTACAGGACAGCGCGTTCGCTTTCCATCTGGCTTACCTTCGTGCTGAGCGCCTACCAGAGCCTGAGCATTGCGCCCCCGGGGTCACACTGGGCAACAGCTCGGGACCTGTTCTCCCAATTCCTTTGGCTCATATTTCTGGTAGTGTGGATGATCAACATCTCCATTAGTTCGCCATCTATTATCTTCGCCACTGGTGCCAAGAACACCTCAAAGCTCCTCCAGAACAGCATCAACGTGCAGTTCTGCTTTGTCAATTTCCCGTCTGTGATCGTCAAGGATGCCAACGGAGCTGTGCAGACAGTCAGAGACGTGGTGCCCATGGCTCTCATGACCACAGCCAGCCTCAtcatcctcctctttctctaCAGACACAGCCGCCAGGTCAGAGCTATCCGTggcagtggtggtggtggtgcaggACCAGGAGGAGGAGGTTCCTCTGAACGCAGGGCGGCTATTACCGTGGTCACGCTGGTGACGCTGTATGTCGTGTTGTACGGAGTGGACAATGGGCTTTGGGTTTACACTATTATGGTGAAACAGACCATGTCATCTGCGCTCATCTCAGACCTGCGCATCTTCTTCTCGTCCCTGTATGCCGCCATGAGCCCCGTTGTCATCATTGTATCTAATAAGAAAGTGAACAAACATCTGAGGTGTGGCAGTGAGGAGAAGATGACAATGGCTGCTAAAGGCTGA